The region TATCACCCATTGACCAGAAATTGTCATTGGTGGGGATACGAATGATCCGATCTTCCGGAAGACCGGAAATCTTGCGCCACAGATCAAACGCTTCGTCATCCGTGTGATAAACAGTCGCAGTCAGCCTGTCGGGCGAAAGACCCCATTCCTTGGTGAGAAGTGTCCACGCATGATGGATCGCCTGTTCCTTGAAATAGTCACCGAAGGAAAAATTGCCGAGCATCTCGAAGAAGGTGTGATGCCGCGCGGTATAGCCAACATTGTCGAGATCATTGTGCTTGCCACCCGCCCGCACACATTTTTGCGAGCTTGCTGCACGCAATGCCGGAGGCGCTTCAAGCCCGGTGAATGCATTCTTGAACGGCACCATCCCCGCATTGACGAACATGAGGGTCGGATCATTGTAAGGCACAAGCGGCGAGCTCGCGATCTCGGCGTGATCAGCAGCGGAGAAGTACTCAAGAAAAGAGCGGCGGATATCATTGGTCGACGTCATGCTTGGGCAGTTAAAGGCTAAGCCAGCCAGCGACAAGCCAGATAAAGCATTCAATCGCGTGTGGCCGTGACGATCCAGGCAGCTGCATCAAGTGCGACCTCATCTGCTGAAAGATGCTCTCTCACGAATCCCTCAAGTTTCATGCGGAATGATTGCTTTGCCACGTCATCCATCAGGGAGATCGCCCGTGCCGCCGGGCCGATCCTGCTGAAATAGCTTACCGCGTCGCTGACCGGATCTTCACCCGAACCAGCAATCATCTGGAAGTCAAACGGCACAATCGATACATTGCACCAACCAGCATCAGACAAAATTCCATGTACCCGCTCAGCACCCGCAAATGCGAAAGGCCCCGGTGCGTGGGGATCGGGCAACGAAACCCCACCGTCGACCAGATTGCCAGCCAATCCGAAAAACGGATTTTCCTCTAACGAGCGAAAGCAGGAGAATATCAAGTTGGCGCCGGGCGCAGATATTGCCCGCAGATTGGCGAAAGCGGCAACAGGTTGATCGAAGAACATGACCCCGTGTCGTGAAACCTGAAGGTCAAAACTCTCCCCATCGCCAGGCCGCCAGCTGGCCGCGTCCGCGAGTTCAAACCGCACATTCGGTATACCGGCGGAGCGTAGCCGTGCGACATCGATAAGGTCAGGTGAGATATCAACGCCCGTCACCCGCGCTTCCGGACGCGCCTGCGCCGCTACAAGCGACAGCTCTCCGGCCCCGCAACCGACATCGAGCAAATTCGCATATGGGCTTCCCGCAATTCTGCGCTCTAACTCACTAGTTAGCATTCGGAAGCTTCGATCCGTGCGTTGCCACTCGCTTGCCCATGATTTGCCAACGCGGCCTTGCCATTCTTGAGTGTCGGAACTTGCCATAGATGTCTCCCACGTCAGTATCGGACCTGTCTGCTTACTACGCTATTGTATTGTCCCAACACGACAAAGTAACGCAAGGCATCCATAAGCAGTATACGGAAAAGCCGATGTGGGCCGCTCGAGGAGAAGAGCTACGCACACCGGCTTTCCAGGTTTCCGGGAACGCTATCACGAGAGTTACTTGAACTCGGCGCGCCCGCTTGAAGATATGTGTCAGGCCTCCGCGTCAGGCCCTGCCATCATTTCCCCGGCGACTTCGTCGGTGCGGCCGCGAATAGCAGCTTCCAACTTGTCGCAAATTTCCGGGTTCTCCTTCAGATAGGTCTTGGCGTTCTCACGGCCCTGACCGATCCGGATACTGTCATAGGAGAACCAGCTACCTGACTTCTCGACTATACCGGCCTTCACACCAAGATCGAGAATCTCACCAATCTTGGAGATCCCTTCTCCATACATGATGTCGAACTCGACCTGTTTGAATGGAGGTGCAACCTTGTTTTTGACTACTTTTACGCGGGTGGTGTTGCCAACCACTTCATCGCGATCCTTGATCTGACCTGTGCGGCGAATGTCCAGGCGAACCGATGCGTAAAACTTCAGCGCATTGCCGCCAGTTGTGGTTTCAGGGTTACCATACATCACACCGATCTTCATGCGAAGCTGGTTGATAAAGATCACCATGCATTTCGAACGGTTAATCGAACCAGTAAGCTTGCGCAGGGACTGCGACATTAGGCGCGCCTGCAAGCCGACGTGGGTGTCGCCCATTTCGCCTTCGATCTCAGCGCGCGGCACCAAAGCGGCCACCGAGTCCACCACCAATACGTCGATCGCGTTCGAGCGAACCAGCGTATCGGTGATCTCAAGTGCCTGCTCACCGGTGTCCGGCTGAGAAATAATAAGTTCGTCAATATCTACACCTAAAGCCTTGGCATAAACCGGATCCAGCGCATGCTCGGCGTCGACAAAGGCGACAGTACCGCCATTCTTCTGCGCTTCTGCAAGAACATGGAGTGCCAGCGTGGTTTTGCCTGAACTTTCCGGACCGTAAACTTCGATGACACGGCCCTTAGGCAGGCCGCCAATACCAAGCGCGATATCCAGGCCCAACGAACCGGTCGAAATCGATTCGACGTTCATCGCTTCTTTGGAGCCCAGCTTCATTGCCGAACCTTTACCAAAGGCCCGATCAATCTGTGCAAGTGCAGCGTCTAACGCCTTCTGACGATCCACGGATGATTCCTTTTCAACCAGTTTAAGATTAGTCGCCATCGCATGGCCTCCCTTGCTTGCCTAGAGCTTTAAATCGGTTATCGACCGCCCTGTTTGAACAGTATGTACCTGATTTGTTCTTATAGAACAAGTAGGGAACTTAATTTTTTTCACCCGGGTGTTTTTGTTCGAATTGCTGGGCTTTTAGCGCTTAGACCTCTCGTACCAGAGGACGAACTTGCGTTCCTCCCCGGCGCCAAGACTGGTCTTAATGATATACTCCCCATTACGAAGTTTTAATCCACGTGTGCGGCGCACTTCGAGACTT is a window of Altererythrobacter rubellus DNA encoding:
- a CDS encoding class I SAM-dependent methyltransferase — encoded protein: MASSDTQEWQGRVGKSWASEWQRTDRSFRMLTSELERRIAGSPYANLLDVGCGAGELSLVAAQARPEARVTGVDISPDLIDVARLRSAGIPNVRFELADAASWRPGDGESFDLQVSRHGVMFFDQPVAAFANLRAISAPGANLIFSCFRSLEENPFFGLAGNLVDGGVSLPDPHAPGPFAFAGAERVHGILSDAGWCNVSIVPFDFQMIAGSGEDPVSDAVSYFSRIGPAARAISLMDDVAKQSFRMKLEGFVREHLSADEVALDAAAWIVTATRD
- the recA gene encoding recombinase RecA: MATNLKLVEKESSVDRQKALDAALAQIDRAFGKGSAMKLGSKEAMNVESISTGSLGLDIALGIGGLPKGRVIEVYGPESSGKTTLALHVLAEAQKNGGTVAFVDAEHALDPVYAKALGVDIDELIISQPDTGEQALEITDTLVRSNAIDVLVVDSVAALVPRAEIEGEMGDTHVGLQARLMSQSLRKLTGSINRSKCMVIFINQLRMKIGVMYGNPETTTGGNALKFYASVRLDIRRTGQIKDRDEVVGNTTRVKVVKNKVAPPFKQVEFDIMYGEGISKIGEILDLGVKAGIVEKSGSWFSYDSIRIGQGRENAKTYLKENPEICDKLEAAIRGRTDEVAGEMMAGPDAEA